From the Thermococcus sp. CX2 genome, one window contains:
- a CDS encoding iron ABC transporter permease — translation MRLSKLAVLIPIAFLVFFFYVPLISIIKTGLWDNGPTLKYIASVLSNAYHRRVILFTIAQAVASTLLTLILGLPGAYIFAKYDFPGKGLLKAVLTVPFVMPSVMVALGYILLFGKSGFITQLIGRDLGILYSWKAILLAHAFYNFPIVIRMVSSLWQRVNPHYEEMAMALGAKGWRLFWRVTLPLISPAIFASAMLTFVFCFLSFSIPLILGGYQYATIEVDIFTSIMVLLDFKTGSALAIIQIALSMLFMYFYLKSLDAYAKREEQRILQKPRKFTKKDILSVKGLLIGLYSILVLLLIIAPLIAVIYDSLQFNGEWSLEWYRRIFSAEFNPMFGATTLDAIRNSLLFGFSTVALSVVIALPIAYALHRWNFRGKRLFDVLVMLPLASSAITLGLGYIRVFHNTELYYTAYLIIAAHTVIAYPFVLRAVSTSLKKIRPNLWEAAMSLGAKEWKAFLKVELPLALGGIIVGSIFAFAISIAELGATYMLAAPEYTTMTVAIYRFLGARQFGSASALSVLLMAISTASFIVIERVGEEIW, via the coding sequence ATGAGGCTCTCGAAGCTCGCAGTGCTGATTCCTATAGCCTTCCTCGTGTTCTTCTTCTACGTTCCCCTAATCAGCATAATAAAGACGGGCCTGTGGGACAACGGCCCGACGCTCAAATATATAGCCTCCGTTCTTTCGAACGCATACCACAGACGGGTCATACTCTTCACGATAGCTCAGGCCGTTGCCTCCACGCTCCTCACCCTCATCCTCGGCCTCCCTGGGGCGTACATCTTCGCCAAATATGACTTCCCCGGAAAGGGCCTGCTGAAGGCCGTCTTAACGGTTCCCTTCGTCATGCCGAGCGTCATGGTGGCCCTGGGTTACATCCTCCTCTTCGGAAAGAGCGGCTTCATAACCCAACTCATAGGCAGGGACTTGGGAATCCTTTACTCGTGGAAGGCCATACTTCTCGCCCACGCCTTCTACAACTTCCCCATAGTTATCAGGATGGTCTCATCACTGTGGCAGCGCGTTAATCCCCACTACGAAGAGATGGCCATGGCCCTCGGGGCCAAAGGCTGGAGGCTCTTCTGGAGGGTCACCCTTCCGCTGATTTCCCCCGCTATCTTTGCCTCTGCCATGCTCACATTCGTTTTCTGCTTCCTGAGCTTCTCCATACCCCTCATCCTCGGTGGCTACCAGTACGCCACCATAGAGGTGGACATCTTCACGTCAATAATGGTGCTCCTCGACTTCAAGACCGGGTCGGCACTGGCCATAATCCAGATAGCCCTCAGCATGCTCTTCATGTACTTCTACCTGAAAAGCCTCGACGCCTACGCGAAGCGCGAGGAGCAAAGGATTCTCCAGAAGCCGAGAAAGTTCACGAAAAAGGACATCCTCAGCGTTAAGGGCCTTCTCATCGGGCTCTACTCCATCCTCGTCCTGCTCCTGATCATCGCCCCCCTAATAGCTGTTATCTACGACTCGCTCCAGTTCAATGGCGAGTGGAGCCTGGAGTGGTACAGGAGAATATTCTCGGCGGAGTTCAACCCGATGTTCGGTGCAACGACTCTCGATGCCATAAGGAACTCCCTCCTCTTCGGCTTTTCCACGGTGGCGCTGTCGGTTGTCATCGCCCTTCCTATCGCATACGCCCTCCACCGCTGGAACTTCCGCGGGAAGAGACTCTTCGACGTCCTCGTGATGCTTCCGCTGGCGAGCTCTGCAATAACCCTCGGACTGGGATACATCAGGGTCTTCCACAATACTGAGCTGTACTACACAGCATACCTCATCATAGCGGCGCACACCGTCATAGCTTACCCCTTTGTTCTCCGCGCCGTTTCGACGTCCCTCAAGAAGATAAGGCCCAACCTCTGGGAGGCCGCGATGAGCCTCGGGGCCAAGGAGTGGAAGGCTTTCCTGAAGGTGGAGCTGCCCCTCGCCCTTGGCGGGATAATCGTTGGCTCGATATTTGCATTCGCAATAAGCATAGCCGAGCTTGGAGCGACCTACATGCTGGCGGCACCGGAATACACCACTATGACGGTGGCAATATACCGCTTCCTTGGAGCGAGGCAGTTCGGCTCGGCTTCCGCCCTGTCGGTTCTCCTGATGGCCATCTCGACAGCGAGCTTCATAGTGATAGAGAGGGTAGGTGAGGAAATATGGTGA
- a CDS encoding P1 family peptidase, protein MKAPELGIKIGSYAHGKRNSIADLGVRVGHVTIIEGEDIRTGVTVLLPPVKNPYEEKLFAATFVMNGYSKPIGFIQVDELGYIETPIALTNTLSVYTVADALIDLWAEENPKAISVNPVVMECNDGYLNDIKRRAVRKEHVFEAVKRASLDFEEGSVGAGTGMSAFEFKGGIGSSSRVVEIGNEEYTVAALVLSNFGKREDLTIAGVPVGLELRDYPGRGLSLGGSISMVIATDAPLTSRQLGRLARRAVVGLARTGGYAYNGSGDIVLAFSTAQTVPRGKETHAIGFLPDDALSRLFVGAAEATEEAIINSLLQAKTTAGRNGHVRYALPKEEVLEIMERYGRLERAKS, encoded by the coding sequence ATGAAGGCTCCCGAGCTGGGGATAAAGATTGGCTCCTACGCTCACGGGAAGAGGAACTCCATTGCCGATTTGGGCGTTAGGGTCGGTCACGTCACAATAATCGAGGGGGAGGACATCAGGACGGGCGTTACCGTGCTCCTGCCGCCTGTGAAGAACCCCTACGAGGAGAAGCTCTTCGCGGCGACCTTCGTCATGAACGGCTACTCGAAGCCCATAGGCTTCATCCAGGTGGACGAGCTGGGCTACATCGAGACACCGATAGCCCTGACCAATACGCTGAGCGTTTACACTGTGGCTGATGCTCTCATAGACCTCTGGGCCGAGGAGAATCCCAAGGCCATCTCGGTTAATCCAGTCGTTATGGAGTGCAACGATGGCTACCTAAACGACATCAAGAGGCGCGCCGTGAGGAAGGAGCATGTCTTCGAGGCGGTAAAGAGGGCATCCCTAGACTTCGAGGAAGGTTCCGTCGGAGCGGGCACTGGAATGAGCGCCTTCGAGTTCAAGGGCGGAATAGGCTCGTCATCGAGGGTCGTTGAGATAGGGAACGAGGAATACACCGTTGCTGCCCTGGTTCTCAGCAATTTCGGCAAGAGAGAGGACTTAACCATCGCTGGCGTTCCCGTTGGGCTTGAGCTGAGAGATTACCCTGGAAGGGGCCTCTCGCTCGGCGGGAGCATATCGATGGTTATCGCGACAGATGCTCCGCTAACGTCGAGGCAGCTTGGAAGACTCGCCAGGAGGGCAGTGGTCGGTCTCGCCAGAACCGGCGGCTACGCATACAACGGCAGTGGTGATATCGTTCTGGCATTCTCGACGGCACAGACGGTTCCGCGCGGAAAGGAGACTCATGCGATAGGCTTCCTTCCGGACGACGCTTTGAGCCGGCTCTTCGTTGGGGCGGCGGAGGCAACCGAGGAAGCGATAATCAACTCCCTCCTTCAGGCGAAAACGACGGCGGGGAGAAACGGCCACGTGAGGTACGCACTGCCAAAGGAAGAGGTCCTTGAGATAATGGAGAGATACGGAAGGCTTGAAAGGGCTAAATCTTGA
- a CDS encoding deoxyribonuclease IV, translating into MFRVNKLRFGTAGIPLSTPKRSTIDGIIHVRNLGLDAMELEFVRGINLKPELAKKIKYVAKKHDVLLTAHAPYYINLNASEKAKIEASKRRIIQSAERLYDAGGWSVVFHAGYYLKQHPERVYERIKNELKDVERELMDKGVRVWLRPELTGKPTQFGDLKEIVKLSEELETVLPTIDFAHAHARNAGKCNSIDEWHEMLSFIEDRLGREALDNMHIHMSGITYTERGERHHLPLQKSDMKWEDLLRVLKEFRVKGVVISESPNIEEDAILMKKKYEEIKI; encoded by the coding sequence ATGTTCAGGGTGAACAAGTTGCGCTTCGGAACAGCCGGAATACCGCTCTCCACTCCAAAGCGCTCAACGATAGACGGCATAATCCATGTGAGAAACCTTGGTTTAGACGCTATGGAGCTCGAATTCGTCCGCGGGATCAATCTCAAGCCCGAGCTGGCGAAGAAGATAAAGTACGTCGCCAAGAAGCACGACGTCCTTCTGACGGCCCACGCGCCTTACTACATCAACCTCAACGCGAGCGAGAAGGCCAAGATCGAGGCAAGCAAAAGGAGGATAATCCAGAGTGCAGAGAGGCTCTACGATGCTGGCGGCTGGAGCGTTGTTTTTCACGCTGGCTACTACCTCAAGCAACACCCCGAAAGGGTCTACGAGCGCATTAAAAACGAGCTGAAAGACGTAGAGCGCGAGCTGATGGACAAAGGAGTTAGAGTCTGGCTCAGGCCAGAGCTTACAGGAAAGCCCACCCAGTTCGGAGATTTGAAGGAGATAGTCAAGTTGAGCGAGGAGCTCGAGACGGTTCTCCCGACGATAGACTTCGCCCACGCCCACGCGAGGAACGCAGGAAAGTGCAACTCAATAGATGAGTGGCACGAGATGCTGAGCTTCATCGAGGACCGCTTAGGCAGGGAAGCCCTCGACAACATGCACATCCACATGAGCGGTATAACCTACACGGAGAGGGGCGAGAGGCACCACCTCCCGCTCCAGAAGAGCGACATGAAGTGGGAGGATTTGCTCAGAGTTCTAAAGGAGTTCCGCGTCAAGGGCGTCGTGATAAGCGAGAGTCCGAATATCGAAGAGGATGCAATCCTTATGAAGAAAAAGTACGAGGAAATCAAGATTTAG
- a CDS encoding ABC transporter ATP-binding protein has protein sequence MVRVELKNIIKAWENFRLEIGYLEAKDGEFLTLLGPSGCGKTTTLRMIAGFEKPDKGEILFDGNVVNELPPYERNIGIVFQDYALFPHLTVFDNIAFGLEMKRLPRNEIERKVRWALELVGLEGLENRYPEQLSGGQQQRVALARALVIEPEVLLLDEPLSNLDAKIRERLRGEIKRIQRELGITTIYVTHDQEEAMAISDRIAVMNVGHVEQVGKPLELYYRPKTEFVARFLGLSNILELKAKDGKACIDGFCFDVGRDGKVRVFFRPESVYVKPGEMAEVVDYELLPGRIRLRLKIGDELILAERFLDELPFSVEDLPERVDLEVRSFSILE, from the coding sequence ATGGTGAGAGTTGAACTGAAGAATATCATCAAAGCTTGGGAAAACTTCAGGCTGGAGATTGGTTACCTCGAGGCAAAGGATGGGGAGTTTCTCACGCTCCTGGGGCCGAGCGGCTGTGGAAAGACGACCACGTTGAGGATGATAGCGGGCTTCGAAAAGCCGGATAAGGGAGAGATACTCTTCGATGGGAATGTCGTGAACGAGCTGCCGCCTTACGAGAGGAACATAGGCATAGTCTTCCAGGATTACGCGCTGTTTCCCCACCTGACGGTCTTCGATAACATCGCTTTTGGCTTGGAGATGAAGAGACTTCCAAGGAATGAAATCGAGAGGAAGGTTAGGTGGGCCCTTGAGCTTGTAGGCTTGGAAGGACTCGAAAACCGCTATCCGGAGCAGCTAAGCGGCGGTCAGCAGCAGCGCGTGGCTTTGGCAAGGGCGCTGGTCATAGAGCCAGAGGTTCTCCTCCTCGATGAACCACTCAGCAACCTCGACGCAAAGATAAGGGAACGCCTGAGGGGGGAGATCAAGAGAATCCAGCGTGAGCTTGGGATAACGACCATCTACGTCACCCACGACCAGGAGGAGGCAATGGCGATAAGCGACCGGATAGCCGTCATGAACGTCGGCCACGTGGAGCAGGTTGGAAAGCCGCTGGAGCTTTACTACAGGCCCAAGACCGAGTTCGTGGCGCGCTTTCTGGGGCTGAGCAACATCCTTGAGCTGAAGGCCAAGGACGGGAAGGCCTGCATCGATGGCTTCTGCTTCGATGTTGGAAGAGATGGAAAGGTCCGGGTCTTTTTCAGGCCGGAGAGCGTTTACGTGAAGCCCGGGGAGATGGCGGAGGTAGTGGACTACGAACTCCTTCCAGGGAGGATAAGGCTCAGGCTTAAAATCGGAGACGAGCTTATCTTGGCCGAG
- a CDS encoding DUF373 family protein — MVDIRALILAIDRDDDFGQKAGVEGPVIGRDACIDAALKLSLADPEDSDANVVYAAVKLYDELNGGDEFEEVEVALITGHPKVGVKSDLELSRQLDEVLERFQADGVITVTDGAEDEQIFPIITSKVPIISSHRVVIKQSEGIETTYYIIYRYLREILSDPEVAKVVLGIPGMILLLYGISRLISVWYPESIKIVSATVTGTILLFIGGYFFTKGFRLNVRETLARQFIFVISVIAGLLIISGGAINAYLSLEEYSKELIGGWPGTSLLATLIYLNALNSSLILGVSVMIMGRVIQAYLRRDYHIWYYISTLLIMPALWVTIDLTTRYAMAILTISDIEVFTKLILAVIDVGIAVLVGIYLRGKVRGWERVEAGAGT, encoded by the coding sequence GTGGTTGATATTAGGGCTCTGATTTTGGCGATAGATAGGGATGACGATTTTGGACAGAAGGCCGGTGTAGAGGGCCCGGTCATCGGGAGAGACGCCTGCATAGATGCGGCCTTAAAGCTCAGCCTGGCCGATCCAGAGGACAGTGACGCCAACGTTGTCTACGCCGCTGTCAAGCTCTATGACGAGCTCAATGGGGGTGACGAGTTCGAGGAAGTTGAGGTCGCGCTTATAACCGGCCACCCCAAAGTCGGCGTTAAGAGCGACCTGGAGCTGAGCAGACAGCTGGACGAGGTTCTCGAAAGGTTCCAGGCCGATGGAGTCATAACGGTAACTGATGGTGCCGAAGACGAGCAGATCTTCCCTATTATAACCTCAAAGGTACCCATAATAAGCTCCCACAGGGTCGTCATCAAGCAGAGCGAGGGAATCGAGACGACCTACTACATCATATACAGATATTTGAGGGAGATACTTAGCGACCCCGAGGTGGCCAAGGTAGTCCTCGGGATACCCGGAATGATACTTCTCCTGTACGGCATCTCCAGACTCATCTCGGTTTGGTATCCCGAGAGCATCAAGATAGTCTCCGCAACGGTCACCGGGACGATCCTCCTTTTCATTGGAGGATACTTCTTCACAAAGGGCTTTAGGCTCAACGTCAGGGAAACTCTAGCGAGGCAGTTTATATTCGTGATCTCGGTAATCGCGGGCCTGCTTATTATAAGCGGCGGGGCCATAAACGCTTATCTAAGCCTGGAGGAGTACTCAAAGGAGCTGATAGGGGGCTGGCCAGGCACATCGCTACTGGCAACTCTCATTTACCTAAACGCCCTCAACTCCTCGCTTATCCTCGGAGTCTCAGTCATGATAATGGGCCGCGTTATCCAGGCTTACTTGAGGAGGGACTACCACATCTGGTACTACATCTCAACACTACTCATAATGCCGGCCTTGTGGGTCACCATTGACCTGACGACGAGGTACGCGATGGCGATACTGACGATATCCGACATAGAGGTCTTCACGAAGCTCATATTGGCCGTCATTGACGTTGGGATTGCCGTTCTCGTTGGAATCTACCTTAGGGGAAAAGTAAGGGGATGGGAGAGAGTTGAAGCTGGAGCAGGCACTTAG